The genome window CGCCCTCTGGAATGAAGCCGCGATACACCGACCAGCCATCCGTTACATAGAAATAGCAGTTCCAGTCCGATACGATAGACCAGAGCGGTGCAAAGGTCTTAGCACTACGGTCACCCAGTACCCAGCCTAAAATCCCCTGTTTGAAGTGGTCAACGGCTGTCCATAGCCAAAT of Leptolyngbya sp. CCY15150 contains these proteins:
- a CDS encoding IS1 family transposase; its protein translation is IWLWTAVDHFKQGILGWVLGDRSAKTFAPLWSIVSDWNCYFYVTDGWSVYRGFIPEGDQIVCKTYMTRVEGENTRLRHYLARLHRKTLCYSKSV